One Chanodichthys erythropterus isolate Z2021 chromosome 10, ASM2448905v1, whole genome shotgun sequence DNA segment encodes these proteins:
- the ovca2 gene encoding esterase OVCA2 — MSTAAVPLRILCIHGYRQNGNSFREKTGALRKLLKKQVELVYISAPHQVPAIQNETNQEPEKSARSGEEDQRGWWFSDVQARSFNAKQECESSLGLEESIEAVKTAVKDLGPFDGILGFSQGAALVAMLCALQEQKLQPDFNFRFAILVAGFRSACSQHQRFYKGPAITIPSLHVFGQDDRVIPEEMSRDLLPAFDGAQILFHPGGHFVPAASSHRQTYQDFLKKFQ; from the exons atgtcTACAGCTGCGGTTCCTCTTCGAATTCTCTGTATTCATGGTTATCGACAGAATGGAAACTCTTTTAGAGAGAAGACAGGGGCTTTACGCAAACTATTAAAGAAACAAGTGGAGCTTGTGTATATTAGTGCACCACACCAAGTTCCTGCGATTCAAAACGAAA CCAATCAGGAACCAGAGAAGTCAGCCAGAAGTGGTGAAGAAGATCAGAGGGGCTGGTGGTTCTCTGATGTCCAGGCACGAAGTTTTAATGCTAAACAGGAGTGTGAGAGCAGCCTGGGTCTGGAAGAGAGTATAGAGGCTGTGAAAACTGCAGTGAAGGATCTTGGCCCTTTCGATGGCATCCTGGGCTTTAGTCAAGGTGCTGCGCTTGTGGCCATGTTGTGTGCCCTGCAAGAACAAAAACTACAGCCTGATTTCAATTTCCGCTTTGCCATCCTGGTCGCCGGATTTCGCAGTGCTTGTTCCCAGCATCAGCGGTTCTACAAAGGACCGGCAATAACAATCCCCTCTCTGCATGTGTTTGGACAGGATGACCGTGTAATTCCAGAGGAGATGAGCCGAGATCTGCTGCCAGCATTTGATGGAGCTCAAATCCTCTTTCATCCTGGTGGACACTTTGTTCCGGCGGCATCCTCGCATAGGCAGACATACCAAGACTTCCTCAAGAAGTTTCAGTAA